A section of the Mesorhizobium loti genome encodes:
- a CDS encoding pyruvate dehydrogenase complex E1 component subunit beta — protein MPIEILMPALSPTMEEGNLSKWLKNEGDKVVAGDVIAEIETDKATMEVEAVDEGTLAKIVVPAGTEGVKVNAVIAVLAVEGEDTDKAGEGIGEEPAKAETAAPAPVAAKTEAAAPVAAAPKTEIAADPDIPAGTEMVSTTVREALRDAMAEEMRRDGDVFVMGEEVAEYQGAYKITQGLLQEFGPRRVVDTPITEHGFAGVGVGAAMAGLKPIVEFMTFNFAMQAIDQIINSAAKTLYMSGGQMGAPIVFRGPNGAAARVAAQHSQCYAAWYSHIPGLKVVMPYTAADAKGLLKAAIRDPNPIIFLENEILYGQSFDVPKLDDFVLPIGKARIHKQGKDVTIVSFGIGMTYAVKAEAELRGMGIDAEIIDLRTIRPLDLDTIIASVKKTNRLVVVEEGFPQNSVGDHIANQVSQRAFDFLDAPVITIAGKDVPMPYAANLEKLALPNVGEVIEAVKAVTYR, from the coding sequence ATGCCGATCGAAATTCTCATGCCCGCTCTCTCGCCGACCATGGAAGAGGGCAATCTTTCCAAGTGGTTGAAGAACGAGGGCGACAAGGTCGTCGCCGGCGATGTTATCGCCGAGATCGAAACCGACAAGGCGACGATGGAAGTCGAAGCAGTCGATGAAGGCACTCTGGCCAAGATCGTGGTTCCAGCCGGCACCGAAGGCGTCAAGGTCAACGCGGTGATCGCCGTGCTTGCGGTTGAAGGCGAAGACACCGACAAGGCCGGCGAAGGCATAGGCGAAGAGCCTGCCAAGGCTGAAACGGCTGCACCGGCACCGGTTGCGGCCAAGACCGAGGCCGCGGCACCAGTCGCGGCGGCGCCGAAGACCGAGATCGCCGCCGATCCGGATATCCCTGCCGGCACCGAGATGGTCTCGACCACCGTGCGTGAAGCGCTGCGCGATGCCATGGCCGAGGAGATGCGCCGCGACGGCGATGTCTTCGTCATGGGCGAGGAGGTCGCCGAATACCAGGGCGCCTACAAGATCACGCAAGGGTTGCTGCAGGAGTTCGGACCGCGCCGCGTCGTCGACACGCCGATCACCGAGCACGGTTTTGCCGGCGTCGGCGTGGGTGCGGCGATGGCCGGGCTGAAGCCGATCGTCGAGTTCATGACTTTCAACTTCGCCATGCAGGCGATCGACCAGATCATCAATTCGGCAGCCAAGACGCTCTATATGTCGGGCGGCCAGATGGGGGCGCCGATCGTGTTTCGCGGGCCGAACGGCGCTGCCGCCCGTGTCGCTGCCCAGCACTCGCAGTGCTACGCCGCCTGGTACAGCCACATTCCGGGCCTGAAGGTTGTGATGCCGTATACGGCCGCCGACGCCAAGGGCTTGCTGAAGGCTGCGATCCGCGACCCCAACCCGATCATCTTCCTTGAGAACGAAATCCTCTACGGCCAGTCTTTCGACGTGCCGAAGCTCGATGATTTCGTGCTGCCGATCGGCAAGGCGCGCATCCACAAGCAAGGCAAGGACGTCACCATCGTCTCGTTCGGTATCGGCATGACCTATGCGGTGAAGGCGGAAGCCGAGTTGCGCGGCATGGGCATCGACGCCGAGATCATCGATCTCAGGACCATCCGCCCGCTCGACCTCGACACGATCATCGCCTCGGTCAAGAAGACCAACCGGCTGGTCGTGGTGGAAGAGGGTTTCCCGCAGAACTCGGTCGGCGACCACATCGCCAACCAGGTCTCGCAGCGCGCCTTCGATTTCCTCGACGCGCCGGTCATCACCATTGCCGGCAAGGATGTGCCGATGCCTTATGCGGCCAACCTCGAAAAACTGGCATTGCCGAATGTCGGCGAGGTCATCGAGGCGGTCAAAGCCGTCACGTATCGCTGA
- the eno gene encoding phosphopyruvate hydratase encodes MTAIIDIVGREILDSRGNPTVEVDVVLEDGSMGRAAVPSGASTGAHEAVELRDGGARYLGKGVLKAVEAVNGELFEAIGGMEAENQIHIDQTMIELDGTPNKSRLGANAILGVSLAVAKAAADAAGLPLYRYVGGTKAHILPVPMMNIINGGAHADNPIDFQEFMILPVGAPTLREGVRWGSEIFHTLRKKLKDAGHNTNVGDEGGFAPNLKSAPVALDFIMESIEKAGFKPGEEIALGLDCAATEFFKDGNYVYEGEKKTRDPKAQAKYLAKLAADYPIISIEDGLAEDDWEGWKYLTDLIGKKTQLVGDDLFVTNTARLRDGIRMGVANSILVKVNQIGSLTETLDAVETAHKAGYTAVMSHRSGETEDSTIADLAVATNCGQIKTGSLSRSDRMAKYNQLIRIEEELGKQARYAGKSVIKG; translated from the coding sequence ATGACCGCCATCATCGACATTGTCGGACGTGAAATCCTGGACAGCCGTGGAAACCCGACCGTCGAGGTCGATGTCGTGCTCGAAGACGGTTCGATGGGCCGCGCAGCGGTGCCGTCAGGCGCCTCGACCGGAGCCCATGAGGCCGTCGAGCTTCGCGACGGCGGGGCCCGCTATCTCGGCAAGGGCGTGCTGAAGGCCGTGGAGGCGGTCAACGGCGAACTGTTCGAGGCGATCGGCGGCATGGAAGCCGAAAACCAGATCCACATCGACCAGACGATGATCGAACTCGACGGCACGCCCAACAAGAGCCGGCTCGGCGCCAACGCCATTCTGGGCGTTTCGCTGGCGGTGGCCAAGGCCGCGGCCGATGCCGCCGGCCTGCCGCTCTACCGTTATGTCGGCGGCACCAAGGCGCACATCCTGCCTGTGCCGATGATGAACATCATCAATGGCGGCGCGCATGCCGACAACCCGATCGATTTCCAGGAATTCATGATCCTGCCGGTCGGCGCGCCGACGCTGCGCGAAGGCGTGCGCTGGGGCTCTGAAATCTTCCACACGCTGCGAAAGAAGCTGAAGGATGCCGGCCACAATACAAATGTCGGCGACGAGGGCGGCTTTGCCCCGAACCTGAAGAGCGCGCCGGTGGCGCTCGATTTCATCATGGAGTCGATCGAGAAGGCCGGCTTCAAGCCGGGCGAGGAGATCGCGCTCGGCCTCGATTGCGCCGCCACCGAATTCTTCAAGGACGGCAACTACGTCTATGAGGGCGAGAAGAAGACGCGTGACCCCAAGGCGCAGGCCAAGTATCTCGCCAAGCTTGCCGCTGACTATCCGATCATCTCGATCGAGGACGGCTTGGCCGAGGATGATTGGGAAGGCTGGAAGTACCTGACCGACCTGATCGGCAAGAAAACGCAGCTGGTCGGCGACGACCTTTTCGTCACCAACACGGCGCGCCTGCGCGACGGCATCCGCATGGGCGTTGCCAATTCGATACTGGTCAAGGTCAACCAGATCGGCTCGCTGACCGAAACGCTCGACGCGGTCGAGACCGCCCACAAGGCTGGCTACACCGCCGTCATGTCGCATCGTTCCGGCGAGACCGAGGATTCGACCATCGCTGATCTCGCCGTCGCCACCAATTGCGGGCAGATCAAGACCGGTTCGCTGTCGCGCTCCGACCGCATGGCCAAGTACAACCAGTTGATCCGTATCGAGGAAGAACTCGGCAAGCAGGCGCGCTACGCCGGCAAGTCGGTGATCAAGGGCTGA
- a CDS encoding SGNH/GDSL hydrolase family protein, with protein MKTVLCYGDSLTWGYDAEGGRHALQDRWPSVLQAGLGGGVQVIADGLNGRTTAFDDHLAGADRNGARLLPTVLTTHAPIDLIVIMLGANDMKPWIHGNPVAAKQGIQRLIDIVRGHDYPFDWPAPQILIMSPPVVSRTENADFKEMFAGGEEASKQLAPQYAALADEVGCGFFDAGTVAQTTPLDGVHLDAENTRNIGKALTPVVRVMLEL; from the coding sequence ATGAAGACGGTGCTTTGCTACGGCGATTCGCTGACCTGGGGTTACGATGCCGAGGGTGGCCGCCATGCGCTGCAGGATCGCTGGCCAAGCGTGCTGCAGGCCGGGCTTGGCGGTGGCGTCCAGGTCATCGCCGATGGCCTCAATGGCCGCACCACGGCCTTCGACGATCACCTGGCTGGAGCCGATCGCAACGGCGCGCGGCTGCTGCCGACGGTGCTGACGACACACGCGCCGATCGACCTGATCGTCATCATGCTCGGTGCCAACGACATGAAGCCGTGGATCCACGGCAATCCGGTCGCGGCCAAGCAAGGCATCCAGCGGCTGATCGACATCGTGCGCGGCCATGACTATCCGTTCGACTGGCCGGCGCCGCAGATACTCATTATGTCGCCGCCCGTTGTAAGCCGCACCGAAAATGCCGACTTCAAGGAAATGTTTGCCGGCGGCGAAGAGGCATCGAAGCAGCTCGCCCCACAATATGCGGCGCTCGCCGACGAGGTTGGCTGCGGCTTCTTCGATGCCGGCACGGTGGCGCAAACCACACCGCTCGATGGCGTCCATCTCGACGCCGAAAACACGCGAAACATCGGCAAGGCGCTGACACCGGTCGTGCGCGTCATGCTGGAATTGTGA
- the lpdA gene encoding dihydrolipoyl dehydrogenase has product MAENYDVIIIGSGPGGYVTAVRSAQLGFKTAIVEREHLGGICLNWGCIPTKALLRSAEIMHYSDHLKDYGLKLDGKVSVDTSAVVDRSRKVSLRLNGGVAFLMKKNKVDVIWGEAKLSKPGEVVVSKTAKKPMEPQPPVPKGVKGEGTYTAKHIILATGARPRALPGIEPDGKLIWTYFEAMVPKEMPKSLLVMGSGAIGIEFASFYCTMGADVTVVELLPAVMPVEDAEVSKFAQKQFEKQGMKIILEAKVTKVEKGANSVTAHVEMKDGKVEKITADRMISAVGVQGNIENLGLEALGVKTDRGCVVVDGYGKTNVPGIYAIGDVAGPPMLAHKAEHEGVVCVEKIANFPGVHAIDKLKIPGCTYCNPQVASVGLTEAKAKAEGKDIRVGRFQFAANGKAIALGEDQGFIKTIFDKKTGQLLGAHMVGAEVTELIQGFVVAMNLETTEEELMHTIFPHPTLSEMMKESVLDAYGRALNA; this is encoded by the coding sequence GTGGCTGAGAACTATGACGTCATCATCATCGGCTCCGGCCCGGGCGGCTATGTCACGGCGGTGCGTTCCGCCCAGCTTGGTTTCAAGACGGCGATCGTCGAGCGCGAGCATCTCGGCGGCATCTGCCTCAATTGGGGCTGCATTCCGACCAAGGCGCTGCTGCGCTCGGCCGAGATCATGCACTATTCCGATCATCTGAAGGATTACGGCCTGAAGCTCGACGGCAAGGTCAGCGTCGACACATCGGCCGTTGTTGACCGGTCGCGCAAAGTCTCGCTGCGGCTCAATGGCGGCGTTGCTTTCCTGATGAAGAAGAACAAGGTCGACGTCATCTGGGGCGAAGCCAAGCTGTCGAAGCCCGGTGAGGTCGTCGTCTCCAAGACCGCCAAGAAGCCGATGGAGCCGCAGCCGCCTGTGCCGAAGGGCGTCAAGGGCGAGGGCACCTACACCGCCAAGCACATCATCCTGGCGACCGGTGCGCGGCCGCGCGCACTGCCCGGCATCGAGCCGGACGGCAAGCTGATCTGGACCTATTTTGAAGCCATGGTGCCGAAGGAGATGCCGAAGTCGCTGCTGGTGATGGGCTCGGGCGCCATCGGCATCGAATTCGCTTCCTTCTACTGCACCATGGGTGCCGACGTGACGGTCGTCGAATTGTTGCCGGCGGTGATGCCGGTCGAGGATGCCGAAGTCTCGAAATTCGCGCAAAAGCAGTTCGAGAAGCAAGGCATGAAGATCATCCTCGAGGCCAAGGTGACCAAGGTCGAGAAGGGTGCCAACTCGGTCACCGCGCATGTCGAGATGAAGGACGGCAAGGTCGAGAAGATCACCGCCGACCGCATGATTTCGGCCGTCGGCGTGCAAGGCAACATCGAGAATCTCGGCCTTGAAGCCCTTGGGGTGAAGACCGATCGCGGCTGCGTCGTCGTCGACGGCTACGGCAAGACCAATGTACCCGGCATCTACGCCATCGGCGATGTCGCCGGCCCGCCCATGCTTGCCCATAAGGCCGAGCATGAAGGCGTCGTATGTGTCGAGAAGATCGCCAATTTCCCTGGCGTGCATGCCATCGACAAGCTCAAGATCCCCGGTTGCACCTATTGCAATCCGCAGGTCGCTTCCGTCGGATTGACGGAAGCCAAGGCCAAGGCCGAAGGCAAGGATATCCGCGTCGGCCGCTTCCAGTTCGCCGCCAACGGCAAGGCGATCGCGCTGGGCGAGGACCAGGGCTTCATCAAGACCATCTTCGACAAGAAGACCGGTCAGCTGCTCGGCGCCCATATGGTCGGCGCCGAAGTGACCGAACTGATCCAGGGGTTTGTCGTGGCTATGAACCTCGAAACGACCGAGGAAGAACTGATGCACACCATCTTCCCGCATCCGACGCTGTCGGAGATGATGAAGGAAAGCGTGCTCGACGCCTATGGCCGCGCATTGAACGCATGA
- a CDS encoding FtsB family cell division protein: MWTRQHKQRNTGRLIIPSLCVVFLAYFGFHAYHGEFGINSKYQLEAQTVALQAQLDAVKARRMELERRVRLMHDGTLEKDMLDEQARRALNLSQADEITIMLPASSK, from the coding sequence ATGTGGACGCGTCAGCACAAGCAGAGAAATACCGGCCGGCTGATCATCCCTTCGCTTTGCGTCGTGTTCCTGGCCTATTTCGGCTTCCATGCCTATCACGGCGAATTCGGCATCAATTCGAAGTATCAGCTGGAAGCCCAGACTGTCGCGCTGCAAGCGCAGCTCGATGCCGTCAAGGCACGCCGGATGGAACTCGAGCGGCGCGTTCGGCTCATGCATGACGGCACGCTGGAGAAGGACATGCTCGACGAGCAGGCGCGCAGGGCGCTTAATCTTTCCCAGGCTGATGAGATCACCATCATGTTGCCGGCTTCGTCGAAATAA
- a CDS encoding Dabb family protein, producing the protein MIRHIVFFSARRKEDVEAVRSGLLALGDIPHSSLFEVTLNTKVDPLSDEVDVVVYAEFANDAALAAYKAHPLYARTTSKVKPLRELRYSADVVAGS; encoded by the coding sequence TTGATCCGGCATATCGTTTTCTTCAGCGCCAGGCGCAAGGAGGATGTGGAGGCTGTGCGCAGCGGGCTTTTGGCGCTTGGCGACATTCCTCATTCCAGCCTCTTCGAGGTCACTTTGAACACCAAGGTCGACCCGTTGTCGGATGAAGTCGATGTCGTCGTCTACGCCGAGTTCGCCAATGACGCGGCGCTGGCCGCTTACAAGGCGCATCCGCTCTATGCGCGGACCACCAGCAAGGTCAAACCCTTGCGCGAGCTGCGCTATTCCGCCGATGTCGTGGCCGGCAGCTGA
- a CDS encoding dodecin family protein, which yields MSVARVTEITSSSKKSFQDAIEKGIARASKTLKNVEGAWIQDQKIVVEDGKISAYRVNMKVTFILAE from the coding sequence ATGTCTGTTGCCCGCGTCACCGAAATTACCTCGTCGTCGAAGAAGAGTTTTCAGGACGCCATCGAGAAGGGAATTGCCCGCGCGTCGAAAACCCTGAAGAACGTGGAAGGCGCCTGGATCCAGGATCAGAAAATCGTCGTCGAGGACGGCAAGATTTCAGCCTACCGCGTCAACATGAAGGTGACTTTCATTCTCGCTGAGTGA
- the kdsA gene encoding 3-deoxy-8-phosphooctulonate synthase: MSKPQASTSTTPNSSVTVGNVVFDNNAALALIAGPCQFESRQHAFDMAGALKELTGRLGIGLVYKTSYDKANRTSLSATRGAGMDAALPVFDELRKAFSLPVLTDVHTEEQCAIVAPHVDVLQIPAFLSRQTDMLVAAARTGKVINVKKGQFLAPWDMKNVVAKITGSGNANVLTTERGASFGYNTLVSDMRALPIMAEIGAPVIFDATHSVQQPGGQGGSSGGERRFVETLARAAVAVGVAGVFIETHQDPDNSTSSDGPNMVPLKDMPALLERLMAFDRIAKGL, translated from the coding sequence ATGAGCAAGCCCCAAGCGTCCACTTCGACGACGCCCAATTCGTCGGTAACGGTCGGCAATGTCGTCTTCGACAACAATGCGGCCTTGGCGCTGATCGCCGGCCCGTGTCAGTTCGAATCGCGCCAGCACGCCTTCGACATGGCCGGCGCGCTGAAGGAACTGACCGGCAGGCTCGGCATCGGCCTCGTCTACAAGACGAGTTACGACAAGGCCAACCGCACCTCGCTGTCGGCAACACGCGGCGCGGGCATGGATGCCGCGCTTCCCGTCTTCGACGAACTGCGCAAGGCGTTTTCGCTTCCCGTGCTGACCGATGTCCACACCGAGGAGCAGTGCGCGATCGTCGCTCCGCATGTCGATGTGCTGCAGATACCTGCCTTCCTGTCGCGCCAGACCGACATGCTGGTCGCAGCGGCAAGGACCGGCAAGGTCATCAATGTCAAGAAGGGGCAATTCCTTGCGCCCTGGGACATGAAGAACGTGGTCGCCAAGATCACGGGTTCCGGCAATGCCAATGTCCTGACCACCGAGCGCGGCGCGTCCTTCGGCTACAACACGCTGGTATCCGACATGCGGGCCTTGCCGATCATGGCCGAAATCGGCGCTCCGGTGATTTTCGACGCTACGCATTCGGTCCAGCAGCCGGGCGGGCAGGGCGGTTCGTCAGGCGGCGAGCGTCGATTTGTCGAAACCTTGGCTCGCGCGGCCGTAGCCGTCGGCGTTGCCGGCGTCTTCATCGAGACCCATCAGGATCCCGACAATTCGACCTCTTCCGACGGACCGAACATGGTGCCGCTGAAGGACATGCCGGCGCTTCTCGAAAGGCTGATGGCCTTCGACCGGATAGCCAAGGGCCTCTGA
- a CDS encoding GlsB/YeaQ/YmgE family stress response membrane protein, whose protein sequence is MHLNGVGWIAAIIIGGLAGWLAEMVMKSNTGIFMNIIMGIVGAVVLNAILQALNIGVFGVGWTAYLITGFIGACLLIWVGRLVRR, encoded by the coding sequence ATGCACTTGAACGGCGTGGGTTGGATCGCAGCCATCATCATCGGCGGCCTGGCAGGCTGGCTCGCCGAAATGGTCATGAAGAGCAACACCGGCATTTTCATGAACATTATCATGGGCATCGTCGGCGCGGTGGTGCTGAACGCAATCCTGCAGGCTCTCAATATCGGCGTGTTCGGCGTCGGCTGGACCGCCTATCTGATCACCGGCTTCATCGGTGCCTGCCTGCTGATCTGGGTCGGACGCCTGGTGCGCCGTTAA
- a CDS encoding VOC family protein, producing MTRTTAAGIHPLDHLVLPTQNLDVARSRLTSLGFVVAPTGIHPFGTENCCVFLADGTYLEPLAIGSEQATIKAAVEGNVFVARDRLYRESRGDEGFSAVVLGTDNADADHARYVEAGLSAGGTLSFSRAFTDTSGKSDEASFKLAFASANDTTDAFLFACQRINAPDVDRAALQAHANGATGIMEVVAISDHPAEQSRLISVALGNPAAGVGSAFHLPNATLSVLDPVSFTARFGVSAGSPTKLRFAAVVFGVLSADATSSLLAANAIQHDIAGSDIVVQPASGQGAAFIFREIP from the coding sequence ATGACCCGAACAACAGCAGCCGGCATTCATCCGCTCGATCATCTGGTGCTGCCGACGCAGAACCTCGATGTGGCGCGTTCCCGGCTCACTTCGCTCGGCTTCGTCGTCGCCCCGACCGGCATCCATCCCTTTGGAACGGAAAACTGCTGCGTTTTCCTCGCCGACGGCACCTATCTGGAGCCGCTCGCGATTGGCAGCGAACAGGCCACGATCAAGGCCGCTGTCGAGGGCAATGTCTTCGTCGCGCGCGACCGCCTCTACCGCGAAAGCCGCGGCGATGAGGGATTTTCCGCGGTGGTGCTGGGAACCGATAACGCCGATGCCGACCATGCGCGCTATGTCGAGGCCGGCCTGTCGGCGGGAGGCACGCTGAGCTTTTCACGCGCTTTCACCGATACATCGGGCAAAAGCGACGAGGCGTCATTCAAGCTGGCCTTCGCCTCGGCCAATGACACAACCGATGCGTTTCTTTTTGCCTGCCAGCGCATCAATGCGCCTGATGTGGACCGCGCGGCTTTGCAGGCCCACGCCAATGGCGCGACAGGCATCATGGAAGTGGTGGCGATCAGCGACCACCCTGCCGAACAGTCGCGGCTGATTTCCGTGGCGTTGGGGAATCCCGCTGCCGGCGTGGGCTCAGCGTTTCATTTGCCAAATGCAACGCTGAGCGTGCTCGATCCCGTGTCTTTCACCGCGCGCTTTGGTGTTTCGGCCGGTTCACCGACGAAGCTCCGCTTCGCGGCGGTCGTCTTCGGGGTCCTCAGCGCCGATGCCACATCGAGCCTGCTTGCAGCCAATGCCATCCAGCACGATATAGCTGGCTCTGACATTGTCGTGCAGCCCGCATCCGGACAGGGCGCGGCTTTCATCTTCCGGGAGATCCCATGA
- a CDS encoding PRC-barrel domain-containing protein, whose protein sequence is MTTQTGHTEAIAASRVIGTSVYNTEGKSIGSIEDIMLDKTSNGIMFAVIGFGGFLGIGEKYHAIPWATLDYDEDKGGYVVPFSKEQLKAAPAYSINELAGADGERARDASYEYYKVTPYWH, encoded by the coding sequence ATGACAACACAGACAGGCCACACCGAAGCCATTGCCGCTTCGCGAGTCATCGGCACATCCGTCTACAACACCGAGGGCAAGAGCATCGGCAGCATCGAGGACATCATGCTCGACAAGACGTCGAACGGCATCATGTTCGCGGTGATCGGGTTTGGCGGCTTTCTCGGCATCGGCGAGAAGTACCACGCCATTCCCTGGGCGACTCTCGACTATGATGAAGACAAGGGCGGCTACGTCGTGCCGTTCTCGAAGGAGCAGTTGAAGGCGGCGCCCGCCTATTCGATCAATGAACTGGCCGGCGCGGACGGTGAGAGGGCGCGCGATGCGTCCTATGAGTATTACAAGGTCACGCCCTACTGGCATTGA
- the pdhA gene encoding pyruvate dehydrogenase (acetyl-transferring) E1 component subunit alpha: MATAARKAPAKSKSDGKSGLSAPKPAEFTKDEELAAYRHMLLIRRFEEKAGQLYGMGFIGGFCHLYIGQEAVVTGMKMALIEGDQMITAYRDHGHMLAMELSPRGVMAELTGRRGGLSRGKGGSMHMFSKEKHFYGGHGIVGAQVSLGTGLAFANRYRDNNNVSLTYFGDGAANQGQVYESFNMASLWKLPVIYIIENNRYAMGTSVSRSSAETDFSHRGASFKIPGIQVDGMDVRAVKAAGELATEWCRAGNGPLILEMQTYRYRGHSMSDPAKYRSKEEVQKMRSEHDPIEQVKARLIEKKWATEDELKTIDKEVRDIVADAAEFAQNDAEPDPSELWTDIVL; the protein is encoded by the coding sequence ATGGCCACCGCAGCCAGAAAAGCGCCTGCCAAATCGAAATCCGACGGCAAATCGGGTCTTTCCGCGCCCAAGCCCGCGGAATTCACCAAGGACGAAGAGCTTGCCGCCTACCGGCATATGCTGCTCATCCGCCGCTTCGAGGAAAAAGCCGGCCAGCTCTACGGCATGGGCTTCATCGGCGGCTTCTGTCATCTCTATATCGGCCAGGAAGCGGTCGTCACCGGCATGAAGATGGCTCTGATCGAGGGCGATCAGATGATCACCGCCTATCGCGACCACGGCCACATGCTGGCGATGGAGCTTTCTCCGCGCGGCGTCATGGCCGAGCTGACCGGGCGCCGTGGCGGCCTGTCACGGGGCAAGGGCGGCTCCATGCATATGTTCTCCAAGGAGAAGCATTTTTACGGTGGTCACGGCATTGTCGGCGCGCAGGTGTCGCTCGGCACCGGGCTGGCCTTCGCCAACCGCTACCGCGACAACAACAATGTCTCGTTGACCTATTTCGGCGATGGCGCGGCCAACCAGGGCCAGGTCTATGAAAGCTTCAACATGGCCTCGCTGTGGAAGCTGCCGGTGATCTACATCATCGAGAACAACCGCTACGCAATGGGCACGTCGGTTTCGCGCTCTTCCGCGGAGACGGATTTCTCGCACCGGGGTGCGTCCTTCAAAATTCCAGGTATCCAGGTCGACGGCATGGATGTGCGCGCGGTCAAGGCCGCCGGCGAGCTCGCCACCGAATGGTGCCGTGCCGGCAATGGCCCACTGATACTCGAAATGCAGACCTATCGCTATCGCGGTCACTCGATGTCGGATCCGGCGAAATACCGCTCGAAGGAAGAAGTGCAGAAGATGCGCTCCGAGCATGACCCGATCGAGCAGGTCAAGGCGCGGCTGATCGAGAAGAAGTGGGCGACCGAGGACGAATTGAAGACCATCGACAAGGAAGTTCGCGACATCGTCGCCGACGCCGCCGAGTTTGCCCAGAACGATGCGGAGCCGGATCCGTCCGAGCTCTGGACCGATATCGTATTGTAA
- a CDS encoding pyruvate dehydrogenase complex dihydrolipoamide acetyltransferase, translating into MPINITMPALSPTMEEGNLSKWLVKEGDKVSPGDVIAEIETDKATMEVEAVDEGTVAKLVVPAGTEGVKVNALIAVLAAEGEDASTAAKSGGGAAPAKIEAPKAEAPTSPSDGGGRAAGAGGGEPTAAPPTPAGRPADPPRKGEGEGRTFASPLARRIAKEAGVDVSGVTGTGPHGRVVKADVDAAIAGGGAKAAPAAKAPAGAPAAASAPAVKAMSDDQVLKLFEEGSYELVPHDNMRKTIARRLVEAKTTIPHFYLTLDCELDALLALRTQINAAAPIKKTDKGEAPAYKLSVNDMVIKAMAMALKAVPDANASWTEGAMVKHKHADVGVAVSIPGGLITPIIRHADEKSLSTISNEMKDLASRARSRKLKPEEYQGGTTAVSNLGMFGIKDFAAVINPPHATILAVGAGEERAVVKNGEIKIATVMSVTLSTDHRAVDGALGAELLVAFKRLIENPMGMLV; encoded by the coding sequence ATGCCAATCAACATCACCATGCCGGCGCTCTCCCCCACGATGGAAGAGGGCAATCTGTCGAAGTGGCTGGTCAAGGAAGGCGATAAGGTTTCGCCGGGCGATGTCATAGCCGAGATCGAGACCGACAAGGCGACGATGGAAGTCGAAGCCGTCGATGAGGGCACGGTCGCCAAGCTCGTCGTCCCCGCCGGCACTGAGGGCGTCAAGGTCAATGCGCTGATAGCGGTGCTTGCTGCCGAGGGCGAGGACGCAAGCACCGCCGCGAAAAGCGGTGGTGGTGCTGCGCCGGCAAAGATTGAGGCGCCGAAAGCGGAAGCTCCCACCTCCCCCTCTGATGGGGGAGGTCGCGCCGCAGGCGCGGGTGGGGGTGAACCCACCGCCGCGCCCCCCACCCCGGCCGGAAGGCCGGCCGACCCTCCCCGCAAGGGGGAGGGTGAAGGACGCACTTTCGCCTCGCCGCTCGCGCGCCGCATCGCCAAGGAAGCCGGCGTCGATGTGTCTGGTGTGACCGGCACCGGCCCGCATGGGCGGGTGGTGAAGGCGGACGTCGACGCGGCGATCGCCGGTGGCGGCGCCAAGGCGGCGCCCGCGGCCAAGGCTCCGGCCGGCGCACCGGCTGCTGCTTCCGCTCCTGCCGTGAAGGCGATGTCGGACGACCAGGTGCTGAAGCTGTTCGAGGAAGGCTCCTACGAACTGGTCCCGCACGACAATATGCGCAAGACCATCGCGCGCCGCCTCGTCGAGGCCAAGACCACCATTCCGCATTTCTACCTGACGCTCGACTGCGAACTCGACGCGCTGTTGGCGCTGCGCACGCAGATCAATGCCGCCGCACCGATAAAGAAGACCGACAAGGGCGAGGCTCCCGCCTACAAGCTGTCGGTCAACGACATGGTCATCAAGGCGATGGCCATGGCGCTGAAGGCGGTGCCGGATGCCAATGCCTCATGGACCGAAGGCGCCATGGTCAAGCACAAGCATGCCGATGTCGGCGTCGCCGTCTCGATCCCCGGTGGGCTGATCACGCCGATCATCCGGCATGCCGACGAGAAGTCGCTGTCCACCATCTCCAACGAGATGAAGGATCTGGCGAGCCGTGCACGCAGCCGCAAGCTGAAGCCGGAAGAGTATCAGGGCGGCACCACGGCGGTGTCGAACCTCGGCATGTTCGGCATCAAGGACTTCGCCGCCGTCATCAACCCGCCGCATGCGACGATCCTGGCGGTCGGGGCCGGCGAGGAGCGGGCCGTGGTCAAGAACGGCGAGATCAAAATAGCCACCGTGATGTCGGTGACGCTGTCGACGGACCATCGTGCCGTCGACGGGGCACTTGGCGCCGAACTGCTCGTCGCCTTCAAGCGGCTGATCGAGAATCCGATGGGCATGCTGGTCTAG